Proteins encoded by one window of Vigna radiata var. radiata cultivar VC1973A chromosome 5, Vradiata_ver6, whole genome shotgun sequence:
- the LOC106760909 gene encoding GPI-anchored protein LLG1 yields the protein MVFSLHKSFWVSSSFLLLFCALSVSSLTPTFLSDHVFDSQAHAGRNLLQAKKGCSVNFEFLNYTIITSKCKGPQYPPKECCGAFKEFACPYADVLNDLTNECASTMFSYINLYGKYPPGLFASECHDTKRGLECPALPPSVSADDTSNQFLHCPSLLLLLTTCFLILLF from the exons ATGGTGTTTTCTCTCCACAAAAGCTTCTGGGTTTCTTCTTCGTTTCTCCTTCTCTTCTGCGCCCTCTCTGTTTCTTCTCTCACTCCCACTTTCCTTTCTG ACCATGTCTTCGATTCTCAAGCACATGCTGGTCGGAACCTCCTTCAGGCGAAAAAAG GTTGTTCTGtgaattttgagtttttaaacTACACAATAATCACAAGCAAATGCAAAGGACCCCAATACCCTCCCAAAGAATGCTGTGGGGCATTTAAAGAATTTGCTTGCCCTTATGCAGATGTTTTGAATGATCTCACAAATGAGTGTGCCTCAACCATGTTTAGTTACATCAATCTCTATGGAAAATACCCTCCTGGCCTCTTTGCTAGTGAGTGTCATGACACCAAGCGTGGTCTTGAATGTCCTGCATTGCCACCATCAGTATCAGCAGATGACACTTCAAATCAATTTCTACACTGTCCATCTCTGTTGCTGCTGCTCACAACCTGTTTCTTAATCTTGTTATTCTGA